In the genome of Streptomyces aquilus, the window CTCGACGGGGACGACCTGCATGCCATGGAACCCCGGGCGGTGGCACGGCAGTTGGCGGCACTGCCGCAGGAGTCGTCCGCCGAGTTCGACTTCACCGTGGCCGAAGTGGTGGCGATGGGACGTCTGCCGCACCGCAACCGCACGGCCGCGGAGGACCGCGCCCTCTGCGCTCAGGCCATGCGACGCACCGGCGTCACGCACCTCGCCGACCGCGGCTTCCTCGCCCTGTCCGGCGGCGAGAAGCAGCGCGTCCTCATCGCCCGCGCACTCGCCCAGCAGCCCAAGGTGCTGGTCCTCGACGAACCCACCAACCACCTCGACATCGCCCACCAGCTGGATGTGCTGTCGCTGGTCCGCGGCAGCGGGCTGACCGTGCTCGCCGCCCTCCACGACCTCAACCTGGCCGCCGCGCACTGCGACGTGCTCCACGTCATCGCCGGCGGCCGGATCGTGGCCTCCGGGACGCCTCACGACGTACTACGACCCGCCCTGCTGGCCGAGGTGTTCGGGGTGCGCGCACATCCGGTGCGGCACCCCGAGACGGGCGCCGTCCAGCTTCTGTTCGACCTGCTTCAGCCCGCCGAGTAAGGACTCCCATGCGCAAGTTGCTCGCCGCCGCCCTCTGCCTCGCAGCCACCGCCACCGGCTGCGGTGCGCATGTCGAGTCGTCCGCCGACCCGAAGACCCCCGCCGTCACCCTCACCAACTGCGGCAAGGAGGTGACGTACGACAAGGTCCCGAAGCGCGTCGTCACCAACGACGTCGGCATCACCGAGCTGATGTTCGCCCTCGGCCTGGAGAACCGCATGGCCGGGTTCGCCATGCCCGACGACAAGGGCGACCTGACCGACGTGCCCTGGAAGGACGGTTACGACAAGGTCAAGTGGCTCTCCAAGGACCAGCTCACCAAGGAGAACGTGCTCGACGCCCGTGCCGACCTCGTCTTCGCCGGCTGGAACTACGGCTTCCGAGACGGCGGCGGCTTCACCCCGGAAGCTCTGAAGAAGCTCGGCATCCCCACGTACATCCTCACCGAGTCCTGCCGCAACGGCCGCACCAAGACCTCCCGCGGCATCATGCCGCCCCTCGACGCCCTGTACGCCGACCTCACCAACCTCGGCACACTCTTCGGCGTCGAGAAGCGTGCGGCCACACTGGTCGCCGACTTCAAGAAGCAGGTCGCCGCCACCGCGGCCCATGCCCCGGCCCACCGGCCCAAGGTCTTCCTCTACGACAGCGGACAGGACCAGCCCTTCACCTCCGGCCGCTACGCCGCCCCCGACGAGATCATCACCAAGGCCGGCGGGAACAACGTCATGCACGACGTCGACGACTCCTGGACCACCGTCGGCTGGGAGTCCGTCGTCGAACGGAACCCGGACGTCATCGTCATCTGCGACTACGGCGACGTCAGCGCCGAGCAGAAGCGGAAGTTCCTGCTGTCGTACGCCCCTCTGCATGACGTCTCCGCGGTCAAACACAAGCGGATCTTCGTCCTTGACTACGTCGACCTGGTCGAAAGTCCCCGCAACCCGTCCGCCATCGCCCGCCTCGGCGCCTACCTGCGGACGGTGGACCGGCACCGGTAGAGAACCGTCAGCGAACCGCGCTGCGGCCCACGACAGTTCCCGCCCGGTCGACGCCGATCACGCCGATCACGTCGACCGCGACGGTCGCCCCGCGCGGGACCGCCGGGGAGGAAGCGGATGCTCCTCCCCGGCGGAATGACGGCTCAGGTCGCGAGGAGTTCCTCACGGACCGTGCGGGCGGCGGCCACCAGATTCTCCAGCGAAGCGCGGGTCTCGGGCCAGCCGCGGGTCTTCAGGCCGCAGTCGGGGTTGACCCACAGCCGTTCGGCGGGGATGGCCTTCAGCCCCGCACGCAGCAGCTCGGCGGCCTCCTGCGCGCTCGGCACCCGAGGGGAATGGATGTCGTACACGCCCGGTCCCGCCTCGCGCGGGTAGCCGTGCGCGGCGAGTTCGCGGGCGACCTGCATGTGCGAGCGTGCGGCCTCCAGGCTGATGACGTCGGCGTCGAGGGCGTCGATGGCCTCGACGATGTCGCCGAACTCGGCGTAGCACATGTGGGTGTGGATCTGGGTGTCCGGGCGCACTCCGCTGGTGCTGAGCCGGAACGCTTCGGTGGCCCATGCCAGGTAGGCCGGACGGTCGGCAACCCGCAGCGGGAGCGTCTCGCGCAGCGCGGGCTCGTCGACCTGGATGACCGAAGTTCCCGCCGCCTCAAGGTCGTTGACCTCGTCGCGCAGGGCGAAGGCGACCTGGCGTGCGGTGTCCCCGAGGGGCTGGTCGTCGCGGACGAAGGACCAGGCGAGCATCGTGACCGGGCCGGTGAGCATGCCCTTGACCGGCTTCGAGGTGAGGGACCGGGCGTACGTCGTCCAGCGCACGGTCATCGGTTCGGGGCGGGAGATGTCGCCGGCCAGGATCGGCGGACGGACGTAACGGGTGCCGTAGGACTGGACCCAGCCGTGCTGCGTGGCGAGGTAGCCGGTGAGCTGTTCGGCGAAGTACTGGACCATGTCGTTGCGTTCGGGCTCGCCGTGCACGAGGACGTCGAGGCCGGCCTTGTCCTGGAAGGAGATCACCTCCTGGATCTCCGTCTTGATGCGCTCCTCGTAGGCGGCGGTGTCGATCCGTCCCGCGCGGAGATCGGCGCGGGCGGTGCGCAGTTCGGTGGTCTGCGGGAAGGAGCCGATGGTGGTGGTCGGCAGCAGGGGCAGGCCGAGGTGGGCCCGCTGGGCGGCGGCCCGTTCGGCGTACGGCTGGCAGCGGCGGGCGTCGGTGTCCGTGACGGCGGCGGCACGGGCTCGGACGGCAGGGTCGTGGGTGATGGGGGAGTTCGCCCGTGCGGCGAGGTCGGCGCGGTTGGCGGCCAGCTCGCCCGTGATCGCGTCGGTGCCGTGGGCGAGGCCCTTCGCGAGCGTGACGACCTCGGCCGTCTTCTGGCGGGCGAAGGCCAGCCAGCGCAGGATCTGAGGCTCGATGTCCCGCTCGGCCGCCGTGTCGAGAGGGACGTGGAGCAGGGAGCACGAGGCGGCCACGTCGACCCGGTCGGCCAGCCCGAGCAGGGTGCCGAGAGTGGCCAGGGACTTGGCCAGGTCGTTGATCCAGATGTTGCGGCCGTTGACGATCCCGGCGACCAGGCGCTTGCCGGGCAGTCCGCCCACCGCCGCGAGGGCATCGAGGTTGGCCGCGGCGGCGTCGGTGAAGTCCAGGGCGAGCCCGTCGACGGGGGCCTTGGCCAAGGCCGGGAGGGCGTCGCCGAGCCGGTCGAAGTAGGAGGCGATCAGTAGCTTGGGCCGGTCGGTGAGGGCGCCGAGGTCGTGGTAGGCGCGGGTGGCGGCGGTCAGTTCGGCCGGGGTGCGGTCCTGGACGAGGGCGGGCTCGTCCAGCTGCACCCACTCCGCGCCGGCCGCGCGCACGTCGGCGAGGACTTCGGCGTACACCGGCAGCAGCCGGTCGAGAAGGGTGAGCGGCTCGAAGTCGGCGGCCACGCCGGGTGCCGGCTTGGCCAGCAGCAGGTAGGTGAGGGGGCCGACCAGGACGGGCCGGGCGGTCAGGCCCAGGGCGAGGGCCTCCGTCAGCTCGGCGACCTGCTTTTTGGAGTCGGCCGTGAAGACGGTGTCAGGACCCAACTCGGGTACCAGGTAGTGGTAGTTGGTGTCGAACCACTTGGTCATCTCCAGCGGCGCCACGTCCTGGGTGCCGCGGGCCATGG includes:
- a CDS encoding ABC transporter ATP-binding protein, encoding MRLDIDDVTVEAAGIRLVEDVRLAVDSGAFVGLVGPNGSGKSTLLRCVYRALRPAGGAVRLDGDDLHAMEPRAVARQLAALPQESSAEFDFTVAEVVAMGRLPHRNRTAAEDRALCAQAMRRTGVTHLADRGFLALSGGEKQRVLIARALAQQPKVLVLDEPTNHLDIAHQLDVLSLVRGSGLTVLAALHDLNLAAAHCDVLHVIAGGRIVASGTPHDVLRPALLAEVFGVRAHPVRHPETGAVQLLFDLLQPAE
- a CDS encoding ABC transporter substrate-binding protein — translated: MRKLLAAALCLAATATGCGAHVESSADPKTPAVTLTNCGKEVTYDKVPKRVVTNDVGITELMFALGLENRMAGFAMPDDKGDLTDVPWKDGYDKVKWLSKDQLTKENVLDARADLVFAGWNYGFRDGGGFTPEALKKLGIPTYILTESCRNGRTKTSRGIMPPLDALYADLTNLGTLFGVEKRAATLVADFKKQVAATAAHAPAHRPKVFLYDSGQDQPFTSGRYAAPDEIITKAGGNNVMHDVDDSWTTVGWESVVERNPDVIVICDYGDVSAEQKRKFLLSYAPLHDVSAVKHKRIFVLDYVDLVESPRNPSAIARLGAYLRTVDRHR
- the metE gene encoding 5-methyltetrahydropteroyltriglutamate--homocysteine S-methyltransferase codes for the protein MTTKPAAATARATVYGYPRQGQSRALKKAIEGYWKGRITADALHATAADLRRTNWQQLTDAGINEVPTGDFSYYDHVLDTTVMVGAIPARHREAAEADALDGYFAMARGTQDVAPLEMTKWFDTNYHYLVPELGPDTVFTADSKKQVAELTEALALGLTARPVLVGPLTYLLLAKPAPGVAADFEPLTLLDRLLPVYAEVLADVRAAGAEWVQLDEPALVQDRTPAELTAATRAYHDLGALTDRPKLLIASYFDRLGDALPALAKAPVDGLALDFTDAAAANLDALAAVGGLPGKRLVAGIVNGRNIWINDLAKSLATLGTLLGLADRVDVAASCSLLHVPLDTAAERDIEPQILRWLAFARQKTAEVVTLAKGLAHGTDAITGELAANRADLAARANSPITHDPAVRARAAAVTDTDARRCQPYAERAAAQRAHLGLPLLPTTTIGSFPQTTELRTARADLRAGRIDTAAYEERIKTEIQEVISFQDKAGLDVLVHGEPERNDMVQYFAEQLTGYLATQHGWVQSYGTRYVRPPILAGDISRPEPMTVRWTTYARSLTSKPVKGMLTGPVTMLAWSFVRDDQPLGDTARQVAFALRDEVNDLEAAGTSVIQVDEPALRETLPLRVADRPAYLAWATEAFRLSTSGVRPDTQIHTHMCYAEFGDIVEAIDALDADVISLEAARSHMQVARELAAHGYPREAGPGVYDIHSPRVPSAQEAAELLRAGLKAIPAERLWVNPDCGLKTRGWPETRASLENLVAAARTVREELLAT